From Procambarus clarkii isolate CNS0578487 chromosome 65, FALCON_Pclarkii_2.0, whole genome shotgun sequence, one genomic window encodes:
- the LOC123771024 gene encoding uncharacterized protein, with amino-acid sequence MSRKVLLCIQIGILLLLLWLLPDLRLPPLFQYTPPHATFRKSCYRYHPNLTAENTCCKMTNFSGALHLLHTCITRANTHLLNEAKGQTGGVGEKTNANLTEKPGDGAEGNWSSIKGVHWVLVGDSHVRYILGAFLTRFRSPGLKFRKTHTEKWEDTAEIEKIVRRNVQQRRIHVFDRDINFRMTFIWDAHLTLLPLEMALWERRPQETPSLLIFAGALHWMLKTKDLYYKKGMEAAAAKYREHLRSLRPQLMRLSNRTTVVFKLLDDLKRTNISNSTEPLLSFRNYVLYNKIAVQELSGTGVIIWDSTRPLSTDYAHHCIKNPEMQTPPYFYWKCQDLGHVGYILVDQYADMIINDFCNKHLNIPGACL; translated from the exons ATGTCGAGGAAGGTACTACTGTGTATACAGATTGGTATCTTACTGCTGTTGCTCTGGTTGCTACCAGACTTACGGCTACCACCACTATTCCAATATACACCACCACATGCAACCTTCAGAAAAAGCTGCTACAGATACCACCCAAACCTCACAGCGGAAAACACGTGTTGCAAGATGACCAATTTCAGCGGTGCTCTTCACCTTCTTCACACGTGTATAACACGCGCTAACACACACCTGCTCAACGAGGCCAA AGGACAGACCGGTGGCGTCGGGGAGAAAACCAATGCAAACTTAACGGAGAAACCTGGTGATGGCGCTGAAGGTAATTGGTCATCTATCAAGGGGGTACACTGGGTCCTTGTCGGCGACTCCCACGTCCGCTACATCTTGGGTGCCTTCCTCACCCGCTTCAGAAGTCCTGGACTCAAGTTCAGGAAGACCCATACTGAG AAATGGGAAGACACAGCAGAGATAGAGAAGATCGTTAGACGTAATGTACAACAGCGAAGAATTCACGTATTTGACCGGGACATCAACTTCCGAATGACCTTTATCTGGGATGCTCATCTGACACTGCTGCCGTTGGAGATGGCGCTCTGGGAGCGGCGACCCCAAGAAACTCCCAGCCTCCTCATTTTCG CTGGAGCCTTGCACTGGATGCTGAAGACGAAGGACCTGTACTACAAGAAAGGAATGGAGGCGGCGGCAGCAAAGTACAGAGAGCATCTTAGGAGCTTAAGGCCACAACTAATGCGACTCTCTAACAGAACGACCGTTGTCTTTAAGTTGCTTGACGACCTCAAG CGAACGAACATAAGCAACTCGACAGAGCCTCTCTTGAGCTTCAGGAACTATGTCCTGTACAACAAGATCGCGGTGCAGGAGTTGTCAGGGACGGGCGTGATCATCTGGGACAGCACGAGGCCTCTCTCCACCGACTACGCCCACCACTGTATCAAGAACCCCGAAATGCAAACCCCTCCATACTTCTACTGGAAGTGTCAAGACTTAGGTCATGTTGGTTACATCCTGGTCGACCAGTATGCCGATATGATCATCAATGACTTTTGtaacaaacatctcaatatcccaGGAGCTTGTCTATAG